Part of the Polyangiaceae bacterium genome, GGCCACGCCACCCGCGCGCTCGAGCAGCGCCGAGAGCGTGACGCCGAACGGCAGCTCGTACAGACCGGGCTTCTCGACGCGCCCCGACACGCAGAACAAGCGCGTGCCCGGCGAGCCCGCCGTGCCCGCGCTGCGATAGGCAGCCGCGCCGTGCTCGACGATGAACGGCACGTTGACCAGCGTCTCGACGTTGTTCACCACCGTCGGCTTGCCGAACAGGCCGACCTCGACGGGGAACGGCGGCTTGCTGCGGGGCTCGCCGCGGAAGCCCTCCAGCGAGTTGAACAGGGCCGTCTCCTCGCCGCAGATGTAGGCGCCTGCGCCGCGGCGGATCTCCAGCTCGAAGCGCACGCCCCGGCCCAACACGTCGTCGCCGAGCAGCCCGCGCGCGCGGCTCAGATCGATGGCGCGCTGCAAGCGCTCGGCAGCGAGCGGATACTCCGCCCGCACGTACAGGTAGCCGCGCTCCGCGCCGACGGTCACGCCCGCGATGGTCATGGCCTCGACCAGCGCGAAGGGATCCTGCTCCATGAGCACGCGATCCTTGAAGGTGCCGGGCTCGGACTCATCGGCGTTGCAGACGACGTAGTGCGGCCGTGCCGGCGCGTGCGCCACCGCATCCCACTTCTTGCCGGTGGGGAAGGCCGCGCCGCCCCGCCCGACGAGTCCCGACTCGGTTAGCGCGCGAATCACCTCGAGGGGGCCCATCTCCAGGGCCAGGCGCAGCGCGCGGTAGCCCCCGCGCGCGCGGTAGTCGTCCAGGCTCGACGGATCGACGACGCCAACGCGCGCGAGCAGGCGCAGGCCCGGCTCGCCCGCTTGGGGCAGGGCAGCGTGCGAGTCGTGGCCCGGCTCGCCGCGCGCCAGGAGATCGCTCGCCCGCGCCAGCGTGAGCTGGCCGAGGCCTCGCTCTACGGGGCGCTCGCCGGCGCGGGTGTAGAGCGCCGCGGGCGCTTGCTCGCACAAGCCCAGGCACGGGCTCCGGTGGACGCGCTGCTCGCCCGCGAGACCCGCGACGATCGCGTCTGCCCCCGCCATCTTGCACGCGATGTCGTCGCACACGTGCAGCGCCACGGGGGGGCGCTCGGCAAGGGCGAAGAGCGCGTAGAAGCTGGCCACGCCGAAGCCCTCCGCCGGCGGCACCGCGAGTCGCCGGCAGATGTAGCCGAGGGCGCCGGGCGACACCCAGCCGACTCGCCCTTGCGCCGCGTGCAGCGCCGGCAAGAGCAGGTGGCGCCGAGAGCGCGCGACGGCGAGCGGGGTCGTGGCCTCCGGCTCGGTCGCGCCGAGCACCGCGTCCACGGCCGCACGCTCTTCGTCGCTCGGTGGGGCTTCCAGGGCGCGCAGATCCACGGCGAAGACGATACTCTAGACACGCGTCGAGCGCTCCGGAAACGCCGCCAGAGCCGGGCTTCCTGGTGGTCGCCTGCAGAGAGTGACCGGCGGGAGACGCGCGGCCCGCCCGTGCCCGCGAGGAGGCATCCGCCGGCCTCGCCGCTCATTCTCGTGGGTTCTCGCTACTCTTGCTGATCGAGATCTGATCGAGCCAAGACCGTCCGGGTCGATCTTAGATTCGCTCTATCCGCACCGCCGCGGCCTTGAACTCCGCGGTGCCGCTCTTGGGATCGGTGGCGTCGATGGTCAGGAGGTTGGTGTCCACCTGGTCGGGGAAGTGGAAGGTCATGAAGACCAGCCCGGGCTGGAGCCCGGCGTCGAGGCGCACCGGCGCCACCACCGCGCCGCGCCGCGAGCGCACGCGCACCTCGTCACCGGCAGCGACGCCGAGGCGCCGCGCGTCGTCGGGGTGCAGGTCGATGGTCTCCCCCATGCGGAGCGGCGAGGCCATGGCGCCGCTCTGCACGCCGGTGTTGTAGGAGTCGAGCCGGCGTCCGGTGGTGAGGCGGAGCGGATACTCGTCGTCGAGGGCGTCCACCGGCGGCACCTGCTCCACAACCGAGAACGGCGCCAGCGGGCCTCGCACGGGCTCCTCCCAGAGCCGGCCGTGGAGGAACGGCTCGCCCGGGTGCTGCTCGTCCCAGCACGGCCACTGGATCCCGCCGAGCTCTTCGAGACGCGCGTAGCTCATGCCGGCGTGCATCGGGCTCACCTGGCGTACTTCGTTCCAGATCTCCTCCGGCGTGGGGCTGCCGAGGTCCCGGCCCAGGCGCCGGGACAGCTCGCACAGGATCTCGATGTCGTCGCGCGCGCCGTCGGGAGGCGGCACGGCGCGCCGCACACGCTGCACGCGACGCTCGCTGTTGGTCACGGTGCCGTCGGACTCGCACCAAGCGGCGGATGCCGGCAAGACCACGTCGGCGAGCTCGGCGGTCTTGGTCAGGAAGATGTCCTGCGCCACGATGAGCTCGAGCCCCGTGAGCAGCTTCATCGCGCGGTGCGAGTCGGCCTCGGACTGCGCCGGGTTCTCGCCGAGCACGTACAGGGCCGTGAGCTCCTTCCGCTCCATGGCCTCGAACATTTCGGTCAGGTGCCAGCCCTTCTTGGGCGGGATCTTCGCGCCCCAAACCGCCTCGAACTTGGCGCGGACCGCGTCGTCTTCGACGTCCTGGAAGCCCGCCAGCTTGTGCGGCAGGGCGCCCATGTCGCCGCCGCCCTGCACGTTGTTCTGCCCGCGCAGCGGGTTCAGCCCGGAGCCGGCGCGGCCGACGTGCCCGGTGAGCAGGCCGAGGTTGATCAGCGCGAGCACGTTGTCCACGGCGTTGTGGTGCTCGGTGATGCCGAGCGTCCAGCAGATCTGGGCCTTGTCCGCCCGCGCGTAGTCGCGAGCCATTCGCACGATCAGCTCCGCCGGCACCCCCGTCTCGCGCTCCGCGCGCTCCAGGGTCCAGCCCTGGACCGAGGCGCGGTACTCGTCGAAGTGTTGCGTCGCCCGCGCGACGAAGGCGCGGTTCTCGAGACCCTCCTCCAGGATCACGCGGGCCACTGCGTTCGAAAGCGCGATGTCGGTGCCGACGCGGAGCGGCAGATGGCCGTCGGCCCACTGAGCCGAGGCAGTGCGGCGCGGGTCGATCACGTAGAGCTTCGCCCCGCGGCGCACCGCGCGCAGCACGTGGTGGAAGAAGATGGGGTGCGTCTCTCTTGCGTTGGAGCCCCAGAGCAGGATGACGTCCGCCTCCTCCACCTCGCGGTAGGAGCTCGTCCCGCCACCCGCTCCGAAGACCGTCGCCAGACCGACGACGCTAGGGGCGTGTCACGTTCGATTGCAGCTGTCGATGTTGTTGCTGCCGATGGCGAGGCGCGCGAGCTTCTGCGCGACGAAGTTCACCTCGTTGGTCGCCTTCGAGCAGCTGAACATGCCGAAGGTCCGGGGCCCGTGGCGATCCACTGCCGCGCGGATCCCCACGGCGGCGCGGTCGAGCGCCTCGTCCCACGTCGCCGCGCGGAGCTTCCCCGCGTCCTTCACCAGCGGCCGAGTCAGTCGGGGCAAGCCGTGCTTCAAAGTTCACCTCTCGCTGAAAATCATAGGGGCCGAGCTGCCCGCTCGGCAACCCTCGGGCTTGCCCGCGAGGATGCCTCGGCGGAAGATCCCCGCATGCACGCCCTTCGCTTCGCCCGGTTCTCGTCCATGACGGCCGCCCTCGTGGCGCTCGTCGCCGCCTGCGGTTCGGACGACGGCGAGTCCCCGAGCAACACCGGCGGCGGCGGCGGCAAGGGAGGGACCGGCGGCAGCGGCGGCGCCATCAACCTGGGTGGAGCCGGCGGCTCGAGCGCCAGCGGCTCCGGCGGCAGCGCGGCGGACAGCGGCGTCGGCTGCGGGCAAGTGAAGGGCGTAGTCCGCGACTTTCGCGCGTCGCACCCCGACTTCGAGTGCAACAAGGACACTCCGGTCAAGGTCGTCGATCCCGACAACAAGGACTGCGGCCCGTGGGATCCGGCCATCGTCGGCCCGCTCGGCACGGCGATCGGTCCCAACAGCAAGCCCGCCTACGCCGGCGGCGCCAAGACGCCGAGCACCACCGGCGCCGCCAACTTCGCCCAGTGGTTCAACGACACCGCGGGCGTGAACGCCTCCCAAGAGGTGCTGTTCCAGCTCGTCTCGACCGGCAAGGGCACGTTCGTGTACGAGACCAGCTTCTTCTTCCCCATCGACGGCAAGCTGTTCGACGCCGAGCCGAACAACCCCGACAGCAACTTCTACCCCTCCGACGACGGCAAGAAGCGGAACTTCCACTTCACCTACGAGCTCCACACCACCTTCCGCTACAAGCCCGGCAGCACGTTCCTGTTCCGCGGCGACGACGACGTGTTCGTGTACATCAACGGCAAGCTGGCGGTGAACATCGGCGGCATCCACGTGCCCATGGAGGGCAAGATCGACCTCGACAAGGGTCGCGTGGAAATCACCTCCCCGATGGGCTTCCCGACGCTCGGCGTGAACGGCGGCCTCGGCTTCACCGAGTCCATCACCGACGGCGTCGCAGGCACCGTGAACCTGGGCCTGACCGAGAACGAGATCTACGCGATGGACTTCTTCTTCGCCGAGCGGAACTGCTGCGCGTCGAACTTCCGGCTCGAGACCAACTTCGAGTTCGTGGACTGCGGGATCGTGAAGTAGGCGAAGGCGCGCCGCACGTGACGACGCGCCTTCGCACCTCGACTCAGCACTTGCCGGACGACTTGTAGGTCTGGAGCAATGTGTTGCAGACGCTGTCGCCACCGGCCTTGATCTGGTTGTAGGTCGTCTCGCAATTGGTCTTGTCATTGCCGCTGAGGCTGGCGCAGCAAGCCGCCAGATCCGCGCAGGTGCCGCCACCGCTGGCACCGCCCGTGCCGGTCGCGCCGCCGGTGCCCGCGCACTGCTGGAGCTCCGCGGAGCACTGCGAGGTGACGCAGCCGCTGAGCGTGGTGGTCATGCAGGTCTGGCAGGTCGCGTCCATCTGGCACTTCTGCGTGCAGGTCGTGTCGCAGTTGCAGGCGACCACGCAGTTCATGTAGGTCTCGCACTTGCCGCCCGCGAAGCTGCCGGTCTTGTAGCTCGCGCCCAGGCAGTCCTTGTACTCGGCGTCGCACTTGGACTGCGCGCAGTTGGTGTAGGCCGGGCAGTCGTTGCCGCCCTGTTTGGCCGGATCGCAGCCGCCGCTGCCACCGGTGCCGCTGCCGCCGCTGCCGCCGGAGCCCCCGGTGCTGCTGCTACCGCCGCCGTCGTCGCCGCCGCAGCCGATCATCGTCATTCCGACCACCGAGACCACCGTCACCACGATCTTTGCAAAGCTCATGACTCTCCTCCGGCGTGCCTTGGATGGACA contains:
- a CDS encoding NAD(P)H-dependent oxidoreductase subunit E, whose translation is MDLRALEAPPSDEERAAVDAVLGATEPEATTPLAVARSRRHLLLPALHAAQGRVGWVSPGALGYICRRLAVPPAEGFGVASFYALFALAERPPVALHVCDDIACKMAGADAIVAGLAGEQRVHRSPCLGLCEQAPAALYTRAGERPVERGLGQLTLARASDLLARGEPGHDSHAALPQAGEPGLRLLARVGVVDPSSLDDYRARGGYRALRLALEMGPLEVIRALTESGLVGRGGAAFPTGKKWDAVAHAPARPHYVVCNADESEPGTFKDRVLMEQDPFALVEAMTIAGVTVGAERGYLYVRAEYPLAAERLQRAIDLSRARGLLGDDVLGRGVRFELEIRRGAGAYICGEETALFNSLEGFRGEPRSKPPFPVEVGLFGKPTVVNNVETLVNVPFIVEHGAAAYRSAGTAGSPGTRLFCVSGRVEKPGLYELPFGVTLSALLERAGGVAAGKALGGILLGGAAGSFVGKESLELPLTFEDTRRAGVTLGSGVVLVLDDSVDLGPLLLRIAAFFREESCGQCVPCRVGTVRQEELVTRLVKKQPQGGLDAELALLGELGQAMRDASICGLGQTASSAIESAVQRLGALRGGRP
- a CDS encoding molybdopterin-dependent oxidoreductase; this encodes MKHGLPRLTRPLVKDAGKLRAATWDEALDRAAVGIRAAVDRHGPRTFGMFSCSKATNEVNFVAQKLARLAIGSNNIDSCNRTUHAPSVVGLATVFGAGGGTSSYREVEEADVILLWGSNARETHPIFFHHVLRAVRRGAKLYVIDPRRTASAQWADGHLPLRVGTDIALSNAVARVILEEGLENRAFVARATQHFDEYRASVQGWTLERAERETGVPAELIVRMARDYARADKAQICWTLGITEHHNAVDNVLALINLGLLTGHVGRAGSGLNPLRGQNNVQGGGDMGALPHKLAGFQDVEDDAVRAKFEAVWGAKIPPKKGWHLTEMFEAMERKELTALYVLGENPAQSEADSHRAMKLLTGLELIVAQDIFLTKTAELADVVLPASAAWCESDGTVTNSERRVQRVRRAVPPPDGARDDIEILCELSRRLGRDLGSPTPEEIWNEVRQVSPMHAGMSYARLEELGGIQWPCWDEQHPGEPFLHGRLWEEPVRGPLAPFSVVEQVPPVDALDDEYPLRLTTGRRLDSYNTGVQSGAMASPLRMGETIDLHPDDARRLGVAAGDEVRVRSRRGAVVAPVRLDAGLQPGLVFMTFHFPDQVDTNLLTIDATDPKSGTAEFKAAAVRIERI
- a CDS encoding fibro-slime domain-containing protein; translated protein: MKGVVRDFRASHPDFECNKDTPVKVVDPDNKDCGPWDPAIVGPLGTAIGPNSKPAYAGGAKTPSTTGAANFAQWFNDTAGVNASQEVLFQLVSTGKGTFVYETSFFFPIDGKLFDAEPNNPDSNFYPSDDGKKRNFHFTYELHTTFRYKPGSTFLFRGDDDVFVYINGKLAVNIGGIHVPMEGKIDLDKGRVEITSPMGFPTLGVNGGLGFTESITDGVAGTVNLGLTENEIYAMDFFFAERNCCASNFRLETNFEFVDCGIVK